Proteins encoded together in one uncultured Desulfosarcina sp. window:
- a CDS encoding nucleotide sugar dehydrogenase gives MEARVMVTFEALSSKKEKIAVVGLGYVGLPLAVHLSRHFEVVGYDYQPARIAELKAGRDRTLEVSDDEMAAATVSYTDDPRALGDCRLIIIAVPTPIDEYRIPDLSPLRGASETTGRHLTAGSCVVYESTVYPGATEEVCVPILEKESGLVFGKDFTVGYSPERINPGDKVHTLDKIMKIVSGSDAATAALLEKVYGSVVKAGIHVAPTLKVAEAAKVIENTQRDLNIALMNELSMIFDIMDIDTQAVLEAAGTKWNFLPFRPGLVGGHCIGVDPYYLTFKAESVGYHPEMILAGRRINDGMGKYVAERTVKLMIQEGKQINHTRVGVLGITFKEDVPDLRNTRVVDIVAELRDYGIDVLVHDPLADAKEAKAYYGVDLKALDQLAGVDALVLAVAHRAYIAMGLSELAALCDGSRAVIVDVKSVFDPDAAARQGISYWRL, from the coding sequence GTGGAGGCACGGGTAATGGTTACCTTCGAAGCGCTGTCGTCAAAAAAAGAAAAAATTGCCGTTGTGGGGCTGGGGTATGTGGGGCTGCCTTTGGCCGTTCATCTTTCCCGTCACTTCGAAGTGGTCGGCTACGACTATCAACCCGCCCGCATTGCAGAACTCAAGGCCGGCAGGGACCGGACCCTGGAAGTCTCCGATGACGAGATGGCCGCCGCAACGGTGAGCTACACCGACGACCCCCGGGCGCTGGGCGACTGCCGGTTGATTATTATCGCCGTGCCCACACCCATCGACGAATATCGCATTCCCGATTTGTCGCCCCTGCGCGGCGCATCGGAAACCACAGGGCGGCATCTGACCGCGGGCAGTTGTGTGGTTTATGAATCCACGGTGTATCCCGGCGCCACCGAGGAGGTCTGCGTTCCCATTCTCGAAAAGGAATCGGGGCTGGTTTTTGGCAAAGATTTCACCGTGGGCTATTCGCCGGAGCGGATCAACCCGGGAGACAAGGTCCATACCCTCGACAAGATCATGAAGATTGTTTCCGGCTCCGATGCGGCCACGGCGGCGCTTCTGGAAAAGGTTTACGGCAGTGTGGTCAAGGCCGGCATCCATGTGGCGCCGACGCTCAAGGTGGCCGAGGCCGCCAAAGTGATTGAAAACACCCAGCGCGACCTCAATATTGCGCTGATGAACGAATTGTCCATGATTTTCGACATCATGGACATCGACACCCAAGCCGTGCTTGAGGCGGCGGGCACCAAATGGAATTTTCTGCCCTTCCGGCCCGGCCTGGTGGGCGGCCACTGCATCGGCGTCGATCCGTATTACCTGACCTTCAAGGCCGAGTCCGTGGGATACCATCCGGAGATGATCCTGGCCGGCCGGCGCATCAACGACGGCATGGGCAAGTACGTGGCCGAGCGGACCGTCAAGCTGATGATCCAGGAGGGCAAGCAGATCAACCACACCCGGGTCGGCGTTTTAGGCATCACCTTCAAAGAGGACGTGCCGGACCTGCGCAACACCCGCGTCGTTGACATCGTCGCTGAACTGCGAGACTACGGCATCGATGTTCTGGTCCATGATCCCCTGGCCGATGCAAAAGAGGCCAAGGCTTACTATGGTGTGGACCTGAAAGCCTTGGACCAGTTGGCCGGTGTGGATGCCCTGGTATTGGCCGTAGCCCACCGGGCTTACATCGCCATGGGGTTGAGCGAGCTCGCCGCGCTGTGCGACGGCAGCCGGGCCGTGATCGTGGATGTTAAAAGCGTTTTCGATCCCGATGCGGCAGCCAGACAGGGTATTTCCTACTGGCGGCTGTAA
- a CDS encoding pseudouridine synthase, which produces MPLIRLQKFLSEAGACSRRKGEDHIRSGHVTVNGEVVTALGTKVDPDNDTVHLNGQPVVRSDRLVYVMLNKPQRVVTSCHHRGEPVVTDLVDLPQRLFPVGRLDKDSTGLLLMTNDGRIHHRLSHPSFDHEKEYDVTVQQPIDEVGLAAMRKGVRLSGVMTRPARVRRISAKRFTIVLKEGRNRQIRRMVEKVGNRVARLHRIRVADLKLGGLAQGEWRHLTKAEVRKLLGALQLGIR; this is translated from the coding sequence ATGCCATTGATTCGCCTCCAGAAATTTCTTTCCGAGGCCGGGGCCTGTTCCCGCAGAAAAGGGGAGGACCATATTCGCAGCGGACATGTGACCGTCAATGGCGAGGTGGTGACCGCCCTGGGCACCAAGGTGGACCCCGACAACGATACGGTTCACCTCAACGGCCAGCCGGTGGTCCGATCGGACCGCCTCGTTTATGTGATGCTCAACAAACCGCAAAGGGTGGTGACCAGCTGCCACCACCGGGGAGAGCCGGTGGTTACGGATCTGGTGGATCTGCCCCAGCGTCTTTTTCCGGTGGGCCGGTTGGACAAAGACTCCACCGGACTGCTGCTGATGACCAACGATGGCCGCATTCATCACCGCCTCTCCCACCCCTCCTTCGACCATGAAAAGGAGTACGACGTAACCGTGCAGCAGCCGATCGACGAGGTCGGTCTGGCCGCCATGCGAAAGGGCGTGCGCCTTTCCGGGGTCATGACCCGTCCGGCACGGGTGCGCCGAATTTCCGCCAAGCGGTTTACCATCGTTTTAAAGGAGGGGCGCAACCGCCAGATCCGGCGGATGGTTGAAAAAGTGGGCAATCGGGTGGCTCGCCTGCACCGCATTCGCGTGGCGGATTTGAAACTGGGTGGTTTGGCCCAGGGGGAGTGGCGGCACCTGACCAAAGCGGAAGTCCGAAAACTTTTAGGGGCGTTGCAGTTGGGCATTCGCTAA
- a CDS encoding radical SAM protein, whose product MHYEGPIYRPPSEAHSLLVQATVGCSHNRCTFCMVYKNGPRYRVRPVADIIADLDEARQTYGDGVRRVFFPAGNTIAMRTEDLCHICAYAHRIFPHLERVTVYGSSQYIHKKGPGDLKRLADAGLSRIHVGLESGDDVILRLIKKGTTADQQVQAGVWTMAAGIQLSLYVILGIGGTDRTVAHASRTAQVLNRIAPDFIRLRTFVPKIDTPMLKMVQNNAFGMLGPHGVLKETANLIRLLDAPSHLTSDHYTNYINLEGRLPECRGRLLAMIDAALKRPESDFRPFFIGDQ is encoded by the coding sequence ATGCACTATGAAGGTCCCATCTACCGACCGCCCAGCGAAGCCCATTCGCTGCTTGTGCAGGCCACCGTCGGCTGTTCCCACAACCGCTGTACCTTCTGCATGGTGTACAAGAACGGGCCGCGCTACCGGGTGCGACCGGTGGCCGATATCATCGCCGATCTGGACGAGGCCCGTCAGACCTACGGCGACGGGGTTCGACGGGTGTTTTTCCCCGCGGGCAACACCATCGCCATGCGCACCGAGGACCTGTGCCATATCTGCGCGTACGCCCACCGCATTTTCCCGCATCTGGAACGGGTCACCGTATACGGCTCGAGCCAGTATATCCACAAAAAGGGACCCGGGGATCTAAAGCGGCTGGCCGATGCCGGTTTGAGCCGCATCCATGTGGGCCTGGAGTCCGGCGACGATGTCATCCTAAGGTTGATTAAAAAAGGCACGACCGCTGACCAGCAGGTGCAAGCCGGTGTGTGGACCATGGCGGCCGGTATCCAGTTGAGCCTCTATGTCATTCTGGGCATCGGGGGGACGGACAGGACCGTGGCCCACGCCAGTCGCACGGCACAAGTGCTCAACCGCATCGCTCCGGATTTCATCCGCCTGCGCACCTTCGTGCCCAAAATCGATACGCCGATGCTCAAAATGGTACAAAACAATGCCTTCGGGATGCTGGGACCCCACGGGGTTTTAAAGGAGACCGCGAACCTGATCCGTTTGTTGGACGCACCATCGCACCTGACCAGCGACCATTACACCAATTACATCAACCTGGAAGGCCGGCTGCCCGAATGCCGCGGCCGTTTGCTGGCGATGATCGATGCGGCCCTGAAACGGCCCGAATCGGATTTCCGACCCTTTTTCATCGGCGACCAGTAG
- a CDS encoding DUF3617 family protein, with translation MVKRMLIGFFVVVSVFCTVAVYAGSGVDLNEGMWEITAKVKMQGMEIPPQTFSQCITKKDMVPQNNDPSQQGNCTVSDVQTNGNTVSWTMVCKTEGGEMKSKGKITYQGDSFTGESTAEMMGMVMVTEMSGKRTGPCK, from the coding sequence ATGGTCAAAAGGATGTTGATCGGGTTTTTCGTTGTGGTTTCGGTTTTCTGTACTGTCGCAGTTTATGCGGGCTCCGGTGTGGATTTGAATGAAGGCATGTGGGAAATCACCGCGAAGGTAAAAATGCAGGGCATGGAGATTCCGCCGCAGACTTTTTCCCAGTGCATCACCAAAAAAGACATGGTCCCCCAAAACAACGATCCTAGTCAGCAGGGCAATTGCACGGTTTCAGATGTCCAGACCAACGGGAATACGGTTTCCTGGACAATGGTCTGCAAGACCGAGGGCGGTGAAATGAAGAGCAAGGGAAAGATTACTTACCAGGGAGACAGCTTTACGGGCGAGTCGACCGCCGAGATGATGGGCATGGTCATGGTGACGGAAATGAGCGGCAAGCGCACCGGTCCCTGCAAGTAA
- the argJ gene encoding bifunctional glutamate N-acetyltransferase/amino-acid acetyltransferase ArgJ — MPPLTCKGFKSCGIAAGIKKNGNPDLGLLVSDRPAAVAAVFTRNIVQAGPVVLDRERVKAGICRAVIVNAGNANCANGEQGMVAARAMTAAAARALGIAEELVLAASTGVIGAPFPIEKVESAVPDLVDRLNENGTDDLARAIMTTDTRPKTGECQGEAEGIPYRIVAVAKGSGMIRPDMATMLCFIWTDAEVAKADLQTALKRAVDASFNRITIDGDTSTNDTAILMANGASGARIQTADDLAAFQRLATHLCMDLARQMVRDGEGVTKVVDLTVRGARSDHEAAAIADTIAHSPLVKTAFFGEDANWGRIFAASGRAGVDFDPDRFDLFFNDVQMVKDGKGCGLEAEKKATEVLRLPEFSVTVDLNQGSAAAGMLTCDFSLDYVKINADYRS; from the coding sequence ATGCCTCCATTGACATGCAAGGGATTCAAGTCCTGCGGAATAGCCGCAGGTATAAAGAAAAACGGAAATCCGGACCTGGGGTTGCTGGTGTCCGACCGGCCCGCCGCCGTTGCTGCGGTGTTTACCCGAAATATCGTCCAGGCGGGGCCGGTGGTGCTGGACCGGGAGCGGGTAAAGGCCGGGATCTGCCGGGCGGTCATCGTCAATGCCGGCAACGCCAACTGTGCCAACGGCGAGCAGGGGATGGTCGCGGCCCGGGCCATGACCGCTGCCGCGGCCCGGGCGCTGGGGATAGCAGAGGAATTGGTGCTGGCCGCCTCCACCGGCGTCATCGGCGCGCCGTTCCCTATAGAAAAAGTCGAATCGGCGGTTCCCGATCTTGTGGACCGCCTGAACGAAAACGGCACGGACGATCTGGCCCGTGCCATCATGACCACGGACACCCGGCCCAAGACGGGAGAGTGTCAGGGCGAGGCCGAGGGCATCCCGTATCGCATCGTCGCCGTAGCCAAGGGTTCCGGCATGATCCGTCCCGACATGGCCACCATGCTGTGCTTCATCTGGACAGACGCCGAAGTTGCCAAGGCCGATCTGCAGACGGCCCTCAAGCGGGCGGTGGACGCCTCTTTCAATCGCATCACCATCGACGGGGACACCAGCACCAACGATACGGCGATTCTCATGGCCAACGGTGCCTCGGGAGCCCGCATTCAAACGGCCGACGATCTGGCGGCCTTCCAGCGGCTGGCGACTCATCTGTGTATGGATCTGGCCCGCCAGATGGTCCGGGATGGCGAAGGGGTTACCAAGGTGGTCGATCTGACGGTGCGCGGGGCACGGTCGGACCACGAAGCCGCCGCCATTGCCGATACCATCGCCCATTCGCCGCTGGTCAAAACCGCCTTTTTCGGCGAAGATGCCAACTGGGGGCGGATTTTTGCGGCATCGGGACGGGCCGGCGTCGATTTCGATCCGGACCGCTTTGACCTTTTTTTCAACGACGTGCAGATGGTCAAAGACGGCAAAGGATGCGGTCTCGAGGCGGAGAAAAAAGCCACCGAAGTTCTCCGGTTGCCGGAATTCTCCGTCACCGTGGACTTGAACCAGGGAAGCGCAGCGGCCGGCATGCTAACCTGTGATTTTTCGCTGGATTATGTGAAGATCAATGCCGATTACCGGAGCTGA